DNA sequence from the Epinephelus fuscoguttatus linkage group LG2, E.fuscoguttatus.final_Chr_v1 genome:
tacatatacctgcaataaaaacaaatatagattgcacatgtttttgtacaaacaacaacaatttcaAGTATATTTCAATCCATTGTGGACTGGCACATATCTCACAGAATCCCTTATACAGTGTCCAAAACTTGATATAAACTGAGAGCTTCAGAGCTCTGTAGCCTATCTTCCTGTTTGGCATTGTGATGAAGATGTCTTTTCCTGATGATTCATTCGACTTTAAGTCCAAATGGAAAAGTGCAGACAAGTACTGACAGTTTGGAACATGGTGGTATAATCCTTAGAGGATAGCACTTATCAAAGTCCTGGCCTTGAGGAAGAAATGTGTAAAGTCCCAGAATGTTAGAAGAGAGTTCCCTCTTTAAGCCAGAGGATGTGTCCACTTTGCCAGCTAATAGCACTCTTCCTTTCCCCCTGCCAAGCAGAGAGCAGCACCTGTAGTTCTCTCCACGCCGTGCCATCCAGTGTCTGTgcgccagctgcagttgtttgcACGCTCGGCATCGCTGAGCTGCAAGATTCAGCCTCTCGAGAAACTCAGTGCAGCCAGTCTTGCTCTGACTCAGTTCTCATGCCTAGAAAAAAATGTGCCGGGAAATACTTGGCAGAAGTCTGAGGCATTTTGAGAATTTTagaacagagagaggacacTAACTCCCTCGCTTTTGTTCCCAACTCTTCTTGCAAAATCCCGCTCATGTCCGTCTGAGGAGAGCCTCAAGCTTGTGAACTTGTGACTCATTTATGCTCCACACGGGCCTCAGCCTGCCCTGCTCTAGCCTCAGTGTGACTCTGTGCGCTGGGAGAGACCGACGCCTCCGGCCGTATCCCTGAGGGCTGATCTTGTCAACAGGGGCGCTCCCGATCTTCAACTTGTTGTTGAGCTGGTGCAGGCGGTGTGCGAGGTCATGCACTGTGCAGGTGCCCAGCGAACAACCTTGTCTTCTTGACTGGTTGGCTGAGTTTTTAGACCTCTTGGTTCGGACATTGGTGTGAGTgctggaggacagagggagagaggagagaacatTAATCCATGGTGTTCACTGCTTAGTTGTTAATTGCTGAGAATTCTCTGCTTAGATTTTGTATTCCTTTTTAATGACTAGCAGAATGTTATGATTGCATGGATAGTGTCTTACCTGGAATGTGGCAGCAAAGTATCCCTGATATCTTCTGGTCTGACAAAGCTGTCAGACTCTGCTGTCCTCTGTACTGATACACTGTCAAGATCCCTTCTCAGTCTGCTCCCTAGCCATATGCTTAGCctggaagaggaaaaaaaaaagtccattaGTCTTAGGAAGATTATTCAATAGACAGGCAACAGCTGTCCCTCACTTGCCAGACAGTCACATGTTATATCAAACGAAAATGATTATTGAATGAATTACTCTTCAGGTAACTCACCTTTTTCTCAACTCCGGGTTCACTTCAAGTTCCACACAGTGTGCTACTGTCGCCAGTAGACAGCAGGAGAGGAAGGACTGGAAGATCAATTGCATTTTGACTCCTGTGGAGAGAAGGGAAGACACTTATTAGTTACTTATTTATGCTATAAATTGATATTTAACTCA
Encoded proteins:
- the adma gene encoding adrenomedullin a; the protein is MQLIFQSFLSCCLLATVAHCVELEVNPELRKRLSIWLGSRLRRDLDSVSVQRTAESDSFVRPEDIRDTLLPHSSTHTNVRTKRSKNSANQSRRQGCSLGTCTVHDLAHRLHQLNNKLKIGSAPVDKISPQGYGRRRRSLPAHRVTLRLEQGRLRPVWSINESQVHKLEALLRRT